A part of Oceaniferula flava genomic DNA contains:
- a CDS encoding YqgE/AlgH family protein, translating into MQNSPDSPIHLEGQLLIADPSLREGIFNKSVILLAEHSGEQGAYGLILNHPTGQTVGDLLNSEEFSVLSHIPVHLGGPVGQEHLTFVAFWIDSTNPDPMQQLRFATRISAQDAITRTQQPGTLVRAFTGYSGWTEGQLENELRHQSWIPTLPSADLLAHRHEKNLWGELLRNISPYHQILAEAPDDIYSN; encoded by the coding sequence ATGCAGAATTCACCGGACTCACCCATCCACCTTGAAGGGCAGCTGTTGATTGCTGACCCTTCCTTACGTGAAGGCATTTTCAACAAAAGCGTCATCCTGCTCGCAGAACACAGCGGTGAGCAAGGGGCATACGGGCTGATTCTCAATCACCCAACGGGACAAACCGTGGGTGATTTGCTTAACTCCGAGGAATTCAGCGTGCTCAGCCACATCCCAGTGCACCTCGGAGGCCCGGTGGGACAAGAGCACCTGACATTCGTCGCGTTTTGGATCGATTCCACGAACCCCGACCCCATGCAGCAGCTGCGTTTTGCCACCCGAATTTCAGCTCAAGATGCCATTACTCGCACTCAACAACCCGGCACTCTGGTGCGTGCCTTCACCGGCTATTCAGGGTGGACCGAAGGACAGCTGGAAAATGAACTCCGCCACCAGTCGTGGATTCCCACACTCCCCAGCGCCGATCTGCTCGCCCACCGGCATGAGAAAAACCTCTGGGGTGAACTGCTGAGGAACATTTCCCCCTACCACCAAATCCTGGCCGAGGCGCCAGACGACATTTATTCCAACTGA
- a CDS encoding TrkH family potassium uptake protein, which translates to MNFRILAKFLGALLLLESLAMAACGAFAWFDTVAGDEVARDSLFLSAAVVALGGILLMVCGIGKIDRIPRREGIVVVGLGWILCAFAGSLPYVLGEPRLHWAPAFFESASGFSTTGSSVLSGDPNEALNIASWPRGILMWRSVTQWLGGMGILVLFVAILSYLGMGSKSLFRNESSFQTGEVSTARIRDTALILWKVYVCITAICAIGLKAMGLTSYNAISHAFTVVSTGGFSPHNESVGYYSNWGNGWLIEFWLSLFMVICSISFLVWVVLMRKRWKRLRNEEEGRFFILICLGSTLLMAFGVAESQGIPFATALRQCWFTVTSIVSTTGFGTVDYTLWPGYVMVIIAMLMLLGGCSGSTAGGIKVSRLIVFLKTARFEIVKAFRPNQVFRMHVNGNPLDAGERSQTLLFMALYTFILVVSCLLVALLEVGNGMDMMSAFGAVIATLSNIGPGFGEVGPSSNFGHLMPATQVFLALLMILGRLELYALLVLFVPSLWKHY; encoded by the coding sequence ATGAACTTTCGCATTCTTGCCAAATTCCTCGGTGCCTTGTTGTTATTGGAAAGCTTGGCGATGGCCGCGTGTGGTGCCTTTGCCTGGTTCGATACCGTGGCTGGTGACGAGGTGGCGCGCGACTCCTTGTTTCTCTCGGCTGCCGTCGTGGCTCTCGGTGGTATTCTGCTGATGGTCTGTGGGATTGGAAAAATCGACCGCATACCGCGCCGTGAAGGCATCGTGGTGGTGGGTTTGGGTTGGATTCTCTGCGCCTTTGCCGGCAGTCTTCCTTATGTTCTGGGAGAACCCCGATTGCACTGGGCTCCGGCCTTTTTCGAATCGGCCTCCGGATTTTCAACCACCGGCTCCTCGGTGCTGTCGGGCGATCCCAATGAAGCTCTCAACATCGCTTCGTGGCCGCGGGGGATTTTGATGTGGCGCTCGGTGACTCAGTGGCTGGGCGGTATGGGGATTCTGGTGCTCTTTGTGGCGATTCTTTCCTACCTCGGCATGGGTTCGAAGTCGCTGTTTCGCAACGAGTCGTCCTTCCAGACCGGTGAAGTGTCCACCGCCCGGATCCGCGACACCGCGTTGATTCTCTGGAAGGTCTATGTCTGCATCACGGCGATCTGTGCGATCGGGCTGAAGGCGATGGGGCTGACCAGCTACAATGCCATCTCCCACGCATTCACGGTGGTCTCAACCGGCGGTTTCAGTCCACACAACGAAAGTGTCGGGTATTATTCGAATTGGGGAAATGGCTGGTTGATCGAATTCTGGCTCAGCCTGTTCATGGTGATTTGCAGTATCAGTTTCCTCGTTTGGGTAGTGCTGATGCGTAAGCGTTGGAAGCGGTTGAGAAACGAAGAGGAGGGGAGGTTCTTTATCTTGATCTGTCTCGGCTCGACCCTGTTGATGGCTTTTGGTGTGGCGGAGTCTCAGGGGATTCCTTTTGCCACCGCGCTGCGGCAGTGCTGGTTCACGGTGACCTCGATTGTATCGACCACCGGCTTCGGCACCGTCGATTACACGCTGTGGCCCGGCTATGTGATGGTGATCATTGCGATGTTGATGCTCTTGGGGGGCTGTTCCGGCTCCACGGCAGGTGGCATCAAGGTGAGCCGACTGATCGTCTTTCTGAAAACTGCGCGCTTTGAAATTGTCAAAGCCTTCAGGCCGAACCAGGTCTTCCGGATGCATGTGAATGGCAATCCGCTTGATGCCGGTGAGCGCTCGCAGACGCTGCTTTTTATGGCGCTCTATACCTTTATTCTGGTGGTTTCTTGCTTGCTGGTTGCCTTGCTGGAAGTCGGCAATGGCATGGACATGATGAGTGCCTTCGGCGCGGTGATTGCCACCCTTTCCAATATCGGACCGGGTTTTGGTGAGGTCGGGCCAAGCTCGAACTTTGGTCATCTGATGCCTGCGACTCAGGTGTTTCTCGCCTTGCTGATGATCTTGGGTCGACTCGAACTCTACGCTTTGCTTGTGCTCTTTGTTCCGTCGCTTTGGAAGCACTACTAA
- a CDS encoding thioredoxin family protein, whose translation MDWKRVLSLFQTSSLVAGGVLSLSSCGSIGEMMGGKKESGDAGGEKPLTGMEAYQRAGGRIAGVGGVAASGTVTASVSSNITGITAEEDIYWAPEDPDAPMGGGFEQLWKQPENTSWNVSYTEAMRFSRESGKPLLIWFTDSARSPLCKALSGELFSNTGFDGWASKKIVRLRVDNVIRGVRAGEDEWTQKKKYIESLKSRYKVLGHPTVLVLSPSGAVVGQFRGYKKGTPDYYWGRIKSAVDQAERDYGQWREKYEKRGYRLWTNRQGRKTFAKLYRFNAGRVTLVDPDGNRGSTTINKLSDADQQWIMEKKLQHDARRRR comes from the coding sequence ATGGATTGGAAACGTGTTCTCTCTCTTTTTCAGACGTCGAGCTTGGTGGCTGGCGGGGTGTTGTCGCTATCGTCCTGCGGCAGCATTGGAGAGATGATGGGGGGAAAGAAGGAGAGTGGTGATGCCGGTGGCGAAAAGCCATTGACCGGGATGGAAGCCTATCAGCGTGCCGGTGGGCGCATTGCTGGAGTCGGAGGTGTGGCTGCATCCGGCACGGTCACCGCCAGCGTCAGTTCCAATATCACAGGCATCACCGCTGAAGAGGATATTTACTGGGCGCCGGAAGATCCGGATGCGCCCATGGGGGGGGGATTCGAACAACTCTGGAAACAGCCTGAGAATACCTCGTGGAACGTCAGCTATACCGAGGCGATGCGGTTTTCCAGAGAGTCAGGAAAACCGCTTCTCATCTGGTTCACGGACTCCGCCCGGAGTCCTCTCTGCAAGGCACTGAGTGGTGAGTTGTTTTCTAACACCGGCTTCGATGGCTGGGCGTCAAAAAAGATCGTGAGGTTGCGCGTGGATAATGTCATCCGAGGCGTGCGAGCCGGGGAGGACGAATGGACACAGAAAAAGAAATACATCGAGTCCTTGAAGAGTCGCTACAAAGTTTTGGGGCATCCTACCGTTTTGGTGCTCTCGCCCAGCGGTGCGGTGGTGGGGCAATTCCGTGGCTATAAAAAAGGAACTCCCGATTACTACTGGGGAAGGATTAAAAGTGCCGTGGATCAGGCAGAACGCGATTACGGTCAGTGGCGAGAAAAGTATGAAAAACGGGGCTACCGACTGTGGACTAACCGACAAGGGCGTAAAACCTTCGCCAAGCTCTATCGCTTTAATGCTGGGCGAGTTACCTTGGTTGATCCCGATGGTAACCGAGGCTCAACGACCATCAACAAGCTCTCCGATGCAGATCAGCAGTGGATTATGGAGAAGAAGCTGCAACACGATGCACGACGTCGCCGTTAG
- the trxB gene encoding thioredoxin-disulfide reductase: MENVIIIGTGPAGYTAAIYTARADLAPLIITGTQPGGQLTTTTEVENFPGFPKGITGPELMVQMQQQAERFGTRVEFGQIESVVKEDDGTFTLKAGEKTYQSRAVIVCSGASARYLGLPGEKELTVGGHGLTACATCDGAFYRDVPVCVVGGGDSACEEATFLTKFASKVYLIVRRDELRASKIMAQRALEHEKIEIIWNSGIKQYLTNEKGDIRAVELADTQNGETSELEVEGVFMAIGHTPNSGFLNGLVETDENGYILQKQGTRTSVEGIYAAGDISDTEYRQAITAAGQGCAAAIEVERWLAEQE; encoded by the coding sequence ATGGAAAACGTCATCATCATTGGAACCGGCCCTGCCGGATACACCGCCGCCATCTACACAGCCCGCGCCGACCTCGCCCCTCTCATCATCACTGGCACCCAGCCTGGAGGCCAGCTCACCACCACTACCGAGGTGGAGAACTTCCCAGGATTCCCCAAAGGAATCACCGGTCCTGAGCTGATGGTTCAGATGCAGCAGCAGGCTGAACGCTTCGGCACTCGAGTTGAGTTCGGTCAGATTGAGTCGGTGGTCAAAGAAGACGACGGCACCTTCACGCTCAAAGCAGGAGAGAAAACTTACCAATCCCGCGCGGTCATCGTCTGCTCCGGCGCATCCGCCCGCTACCTTGGTCTCCCCGGGGAAAAAGAACTGACCGTCGGCGGCCACGGCCTGACAGCCTGTGCCACCTGTGATGGTGCCTTCTACCGCGACGTGCCCGTTTGTGTGGTCGGCGGTGGCGACTCCGCTTGTGAAGAAGCCACCTTCCTCACTAAGTTCGCCAGCAAGGTTTACCTCATCGTCCGCCGCGACGAGCTCCGCGCATCCAAGATCATGGCCCAGCGCGCGCTCGAGCACGAAAAAATCGAGATCATCTGGAACTCCGGCATCAAGCAGTATCTCACCAATGAAAAAGGAGACATCCGCGCCGTCGAACTGGCCGATACTCAGAATGGCGAGACCTCGGAACTCGAAGTCGAAGGCGTGTTCATGGCCATCGGCCACACACCGAACAGCGGCTTCCTCAACGGTTTGGTCGAGACTGATGAAAACGGTTACATTTTACAAAAACAAGGCACCCGCACCAGCGTGGAAGGCATTTACGCCGCCGGCGACATCTCGGACACCGAGTATCGTCAGGCGATCACCGCCGCCGGTCAAGGTTGCGCCGCCGCCATCGAGGTAGAGCGCTGGCTTGCTGAGCAGGAGTAA
- the trkA gene encoding Trk system potassium transporter TrkA — MNIIIVGAGEIGRHLAVSLSKEAHSIVVIESAAQVATELEQQIDARVLTGSGASASLLVEAGVAECDLFLALTSDSTVNLMCASMAKKLDAAKVIARVHPGLQREEWLFDYRGHFGIDHIFSSERLSAIELSKFIRNPDSLIVEEIARGRIELQQIRVGERSDAVGKRLVDLKAPERTRVASITRGGEHFVPSAEDALAAGDVVTIFGDPNKLRKLALRLQKGAGKEDALRVVIFGGGEYGYCLAQMLESFHCKVRIFEKDPVRAQELTGLLANTTVINTDGTVLSELEEEQVGDADFFVATGGTDEDNVMTCLQANNLGTKSCLTLIHRADYAQAISASGRHFGVLAAVSPREATRRELERFLTSDKFHTVKKLGAGEVLETQVASASLAAEHMVSEIEWPEGCVLVARMRGLHAIVPGPEDVLRPGDTIYAMVAPKVRKKFLKLVR, encoded by the coding sequence ATGAATATTATTATTGTAGGAGCAGGGGAAATTGGCCGGCATCTGGCGGTTTCTCTATCGAAAGAGGCGCACAGCATTGTGGTGATCGAATCGGCAGCCCAAGTGGCCACCGAGCTGGAGCAGCAGATCGATGCCCGTGTGTTGACCGGTAGCGGGGCAAGTGCCTCCTTATTGGTTGAGGCGGGCGTGGCGGAGTGTGATCTTTTTCTTGCTCTCACCAGCGATAGCACAGTGAACCTGATGTGTGCCTCGATGGCGAAGAAATTGGACGCTGCCAAAGTGATTGCGCGGGTGCACCCCGGCCTCCAGCGTGAGGAGTGGCTGTTTGATTACCGCGGGCATTTTGGGATCGATCACATTTTCAGCTCGGAGCGTCTCAGTGCCATCGAGTTGTCGAAGTTCATCCGCAACCCGGACTCGCTGATTGTTGAGGAAATTGCGCGCGGTCGCATCGAGCTCCAACAGATTCGTGTGGGCGAGCGCAGTGATGCCGTGGGGAAGCGCTTGGTCGATCTGAAAGCACCCGAGCGCACTCGGGTGGCATCGATCACCCGGGGCGGCGAGCACTTTGTGCCGTCGGCAGAAGACGCCCTCGCTGCAGGCGATGTGGTGACCATTTTTGGCGATCCGAACAAACTTCGCAAGCTGGCGCTGCGCCTGCAGAAGGGCGCTGGCAAGGAAGATGCCCTGAGAGTGGTGATCTTCGGTGGCGGGGAGTATGGATATTGCCTGGCACAAATGCTGGAAAGCTTTCATTGCAAGGTGCGAATTTTTGAAAAAGATCCCGTTCGAGCGCAGGAACTTACCGGCCTGCTAGCTAATACCACGGTGATCAATACCGATGGCACGGTGCTTTCCGAGCTTGAAGAAGAGCAGGTGGGCGACGCGGATTTCTTTGTCGCCACCGGCGGCACTGATGAGGATAATGTAATGACCTGTCTGCAGGCGAACAACCTCGGCACCAAGAGCTGCCTGACGCTGATCCACCGCGCCGACTATGCGCAGGCGATCAGTGCCAGTGGTCGACACTTTGGGGTGCTGGCGGCGGTCAGCCCGCGTGAGGCAACTCGCCGCGAGCTGGAGCGATTCCTGACCTCCGATAAATTCCACACGGTGAAAAAACTGGGTGCCGGCGAGGTGCTGGAGACCCAGGTGGCCAGTGCATCCCTCGCGGCGGAGCATATGGTATCCGAAATCGAATGGCCGGAAGGTTGCGTGCTGGTGGCTCGAATGCGTGGATTGCACGCGATCGTTCCCGGTCCGGAAGACGTGCTGCGCCCGGGCGATACCATCTACGCCATGGTCGCACCCAAGGTGCGGAAGAAGTTTCTCAAGCTGGTGCGCTGA
- a CDS encoding LysR family transcriptional regulator, whose product MCGFFTISANQLFNFASLQIEKTFQVSAKNKHQLDLVDLERLLNLDRAASYTEAAYRSQITESHLRRLIRKMENVAGFKLIERKRNQTLGLTSKAQAWIQSFRPLHQSLTSLSQTISNVRRINSHQHIGITPYLAFSQHLWASLQGNGTPHQSHTHIFRMSAGFDKVLKQECVGCISLAPAQQDTLESHILGHERIYCYRVKPETSAEKPAPNADVVLQHPLSPRQATSILDSSRDTSSADYSFTYVANVTEALYYASSRNALFPSILLKPEIVPKNLEPYPLGNHVNLPIYLTTLRGADHAQILSDLTAKISPAA is encoded by the coding sequence TTGTGTGGATTTTTCACTATTTCTGCAAATCAACTTTTTAACTTTGCCTCTCTTCAGATAGAAAAAACATTCCAAGTGTCAGCAAAAAACAAACACCAGTTAGACCTCGTTGATCTAGAACGGTTACTCAATTTAGACCGAGCAGCGTCCTACACCGAAGCGGCTTACCGCAGCCAAATTACGGAATCTCATCTTCGGCGTTTGATTCGCAAGATGGAAAACGTCGCTGGCTTCAAACTCATCGAGCGCAAGCGCAATCAAACACTTGGATTAACCAGCAAAGCTCAGGCATGGATTCAGTCGTTTCGCCCACTTCACCAGTCACTCACGAGCTTGAGTCAAACGATCTCTAACGTGAGACGGATTAATAGCCATCAACATATTGGAATCACTCCTTACTTGGCATTCTCTCAGCATCTATGGGCAAGTCTGCAGGGTAACGGCACTCCGCACCAATCTCACACGCATATCTTCCGAATGTCCGCAGGGTTCGATAAAGTTCTGAAACAAGAATGTGTGGGCTGCATCAGCCTAGCCCCTGCCCAGCAAGACACCTTGGAATCACACATTCTAGGTCATGAGCGAATTTATTGCTATCGGGTGAAACCTGAAACCTCTGCTGAAAAGCCGGCGCCAAATGCTGATGTTGTTCTCCAGCATCCTCTAAGCCCCAGGCAAGCAACATCCATCCTCGATAGTTCTCGCGACACCTCTAGCGCTGACTATTCCTTTACCTATGTGGCTAATGTCACAGAGGCCTTATACTATGCTTCCAGCAGAAATGCCTTATTTCCTTCCATTTTATTAAAACCAGAAATCGTCCCAAAGAACTTGGAACCTTACCCACTCGGCAACCACGTAAACCTCCCCATTTATCTAACGACACTCCGTGGTGCCGACCACGCGCAAATACTCTCCGACCTAACAGCCAAAATATCACCAGCCGCATAA
- a CDS encoding YdjY domain-containing protein codes for MQRATKHHRPTPPFPTPARPSLTRSTGLAAVAGLFLTAAASADPASAPEVATTENPSNSPAPKEQQDAKPLVKKLENGDYQIGKIIFNRDKRSITIPAKTNITHQDTFLEYLLVHFNGEKVHEALLVTEAAPTNLNIALKLLNYKESPELFRVAKEDGTPSDEYPEVPESIRQAARFSIDITWKDKGVERTRPITHWLEHSGTKKHMPDTAWVYNGSYVHNQKFKAQLSGSMVTIFPDPGAIANYPGDDRDDDTIWVPGAKVPREGTDVRLTIKPWKK; via the coding sequence ATGCAGCGCGCCACCAAGCATCACCGGCCGACTCCGCCATTTCCAACACCCGCACGCCCCTCGCTCACTCGCAGCACGGGGCTGGCAGCGGTGGCGGGACTGTTCCTCACTGCCGCCGCATCGGCAGATCCGGCAAGCGCGCCTGAGGTCGCGACGACCGAAAACCCCTCGAATTCCCCTGCCCCCAAGGAGCAGCAGGACGCCAAACCCTTGGTCAAGAAACTGGAAAACGGTGACTACCAAATTGGCAAAATCATCTTCAATAGGGACAAACGCAGCATCACCATTCCTGCGAAAACTAATATCACCCACCAAGACACCTTTCTCGAGTATCTGCTGGTGCATTTTAATGGGGAGAAAGTGCACGAAGCCCTGCTGGTCACCGAGGCGGCGCCCACAAACTTGAACATCGCCCTCAAACTTCTGAACTACAAGGAGTCGCCCGAGCTCTTCCGCGTGGCCAAGGAAGACGGCACCCCCAGCGATGAATACCCGGAAGTTCCCGAGTCGATCCGTCAAGCCGCGCGCTTCAGCATCGATATCACCTGGAAAGACAAGGGCGTGGAAAGAACCCGCCCGATCACCCACTGGCTGGAACACAGCGGAACCAAAAAACATATGCCCGACACCGCTTGGGTCTATAACGGCTCCTACGTTCACAATCAAAAGTTCAAAGCCCAGCTCTCCGGGAGCATGGTAACCATCTTCCCGGACCCCGGTGCCATTGCCAACTACCCAGGCGATGATCGCGATGACGACACCATCTGGGTGCCCGGTGCGAAAGTTCCGCGTGAAGGCACCGACGTCCGCCTAACCATCAAACCTTGGAAAAAATAA
- a CDS encoding prenyltransferase/squalene oxidase repeat-containing protein has protein sequence MKTLATILTLASVLPLSAQSNQPNPHTSIKLEMKRAIERGNAYLKSKQHEDGYWGESKYPAFTALAVTAAMRSPSYEKSEHIEKAYKWILSNQHADGGIYVKGLATYNTATSLTALVAAGKKEYHPAILQARRFLINQQTDWDTKGETDNVFDGGIGYGGSYPHSDLSNTHLAIEALRLSRSIAQDEANGKQPELNWDAAITFISRTQNLKETSDVEGISDDGSFNYYPGDSKAVEKNVNPDGTKTLRGYGSMSYAGLLSMIYADLDASDPRVAAAKQWLSENYTVKENPGLATKDDPSLGQQGLYYYYQTMAKALSAANLDNLELKDGEKADWRTDLANQLLKRQREDGSWINAENSRWWENDAILVTCYAVLSLEQIYHSIPE, from the coding sequence ATGAAGACGCTAGCCACTATTCTCACTCTCGCCTCCGTGCTGCCCCTGAGCGCACAGAGCAACCAACCGAATCCACACACCTCGATCAAGCTCGAGATGAAACGCGCCATCGAGCGCGGCAATGCTTATCTCAAAAGCAAACAACACGAAGACGGATATTGGGGTGAAAGCAAATACCCGGCGTTCACGGCCCTCGCAGTCACAGCAGCCATGCGCTCGCCATCCTACGAGAAATCCGAGCACATCGAGAAAGCCTACAAGTGGATTCTCAGCAATCAGCACGCGGACGGTGGTATTTATGTCAAAGGACTGGCGACCTACAACACAGCAACTTCACTCACCGCACTGGTGGCTGCCGGCAAAAAGGAATACCATCCCGCCATCCTTCAAGCCCGCCGTTTCCTGATTAACCAACAGACCGATTGGGACACCAAAGGAGAGACCGACAACGTCTTCGACGGCGGCATCGGCTACGGCGGATCCTACCCGCACTCCGATCTCTCCAACACCCACCTCGCCATCGAGGCCCTGCGCCTTTCGCGCAGCATCGCTCAGGACGAAGCCAACGGTAAGCAGCCTGAACTGAACTGGGACGCCGCCATCACCTTCATTTCCCGCACCCAGAACCTGAAGGAAACCAGCGACGTCGAAGGAATCTCTGACGACGGCTCGTTCAACTACTACCCGGGCGACTCCAAGGCAGTGGAAAAAAATGTCAACCCGGATGGCACCAAGACCCTGCGTGGATACGGATCCATGTCTTACGCCGGCCTGCTCTCCATGATCTACGCCGATCTCGATGCCAGCGACCCCCGCGTAGCCGCTGCCAAACAATGGTTGTCTGAAAACTACACCGTGAAAGAAAACCCCGGATTGGCCACCAAAGACGACCCCTCACTCGGTCAGCAAGGGCTTTACTACTACTACCAAACTATGGCCAAGGCGCTCTCCGCCGCCAATCTCGACAACTTGGAACTCAAGGATGGCGAGAAAGCCGACTGGCGCACTGACCTTGCCAACCAACTGCTCAAACGCCAACGCGAAGACGGCTCATGGATCAACGCAGAGAACTCCCGCTGGTGGGAAAACGATGCTATTCTGGTCACCTGCTACGCCGTGCTTTCCTTGGAACAGATCTACCACTCCATCCCGGAGTGA
- a CDS encoding PEP-CTERM sorting domain-containing protein (PEP-CTERM proteins occur, often in large numbers, in the proteomes of bacteria that also encode an exosortase, a predicted intramembrane cysteine proteinase. The presence of a PEP-CTERM domain at a protein's C-terminus predicts cleavage within the sorting domain, followed by covalent anchoring to some some component of the (usually Gram-negative) cell surface. Many PEP-CTERM proteins exhibit an unusual sequence composition that includes large numbers of potential glycosylation sites. Expression of one such protein has been shown restore the ability of a bacterium to form floc, a type of biofilm.) — MKTKHLYLLTGVSAALTLPCYSQVVVDDVFSYSGPGSAPGPVEATAVVGVNATETGVLGDGWDTSVEIGVGLLYYVAADMPGDGSFTISNGSNVGIGSVLTAATDVDARRVFSNTQLTSDGEYSFSITKSQSGTVNLLADIDIEIGHTDGVTDTVLVDTSTGTGLLGILDLVGLFGGTDTGTFNFDGADFGDEDLYIELRTDTVANALGSSVVFSDLSIERTNPVPEPSSSLFSIVAGGMMLGYRRRKSS; from the coding sequence ATGAAAACAAAACACTTATACCTGTTAACTGGAGTGTCCGCCGCGCTGACACTTCCTTGTTACTCGCAAGTCGTCGTCGACGATGTCTTTAGTTACTCAGGGCCAGGTTCGGCCCCCGGGCCGGTGGAGGCCACGGCTGTTGTTGGGGTTAATGCCACGGAGACTGGCGTATTGGGTGACGGTTGGGATACGTCTGTTGAAATCGGGGTTGGACTCCTGTATTATGTTGCCGCGGACATGCCTGGTGATGGAAGCTTTACGATTTCGAACGGGAGTAATGTGGGGATAGGTTCGGTGCTCACTGCGGCGACTGATGTCGATGCCAGGAGGGTGTTTTCCAATACGCAATTAACCAGTGACGGAGAATACAGTTTCTCCATCACGAAGTCCCAATCAGGGACTGTTAATTTGTTAGCTGATATTGACATTGAAATCGGGCATACCGACGGCGTTACCGATACCGTGTTAGTGGACACAAGCACAGGCACAGGTTTATTGGGTATTCTCGATCTTGTCGGTTTGTTTGGAGGAACCGATACAGGGACGTTTAATTTCGACGGGGCAGATTTTGGAGATGAGGATCTCTACATTGAGCTGCGCACGGACACCGTGGCCAATGCACTGGGAAGCTCGGTGGTATTTTCCGATCTATCTATCGAGCGCACCAATCCAGTGCCCGAGCCATCCAGTTCGCTGTTCTCGATCGTCGCAGGAGGAATGATGTTGGGTTACAGAAGGAGAAAAAGCTCATAA
- a CDS encoding LysR family transcriptional regulator — MNLSLKQLQHFTQIAEHQNISSAASTLGVTQPALSLSLKKIEKDLDIQLFHRTEGRVVLNEVGQLLQPKIKQLLRSYESVLDTAETIGSNHPPSCSVFLPSCPWTYDLRIRLAKDPAYQLALPTEETWGDTLSPAEHDAKLICEYTPKIPKAGYKHHLIHQIKGLCAVFNPDFEESETTAPTDTLPPHAEIVIPCDTCIPGTRQILQSEAAEKVGLTHRVVRDLACYDQIVASCLNPMTIGLLSGQASVWRKHYGDCLKFVDIDAFKDLELTTSLVCANHLDPQIVHELVNISRNSLAQIG, encoded by the coding sequence ATGAATCTTTCTCTCAAACAATTACAGCATTTCACCCAAATCGCCGAACATCAAAACATCTCTTCAGCCGCTAGCACCCTCGGCGTTACCCAGCCAGCTCTGTCACTCTCATTGAAAAAAATCGAGAAAGACCTCGATATTCAACTATTTCACCGAACAGAAGGTCGGGTGGTTCTCAATGAAGTAGGTCAATTACTGCAGCCCAAAATCAAGCAACTCCTTCGTTCCTACGAATCAGTTCTCGATACTGCAGAAACGATCGGCTCGAACCACCCACCAAGTTGCTCAGTTTTCCTACCCTCATGCCCGTGGACGTATGATCTACGCATTCGCTTAGCCAAAGATCCAGCTTACCAACTGGCTCTCCCAACCGAGGAGACTTGGGGCGATACGCTCTCCCCAGCCGAACATGATGCAAAACTGATCTGTGAATATACGCCAAAGATCCCCAAGGCAGGCTATAAGCATCATCTGATTCACCAAATAAAAGGCCTCTGCGCAGTCTTCAACCCCGATTTTGAAGAATCCGAAACCACCGCCCCTACAGACACACTCCCTCCCCATGCCGAGATCGTCATCCCCTGCGATACATGCATACCAGGAACCAGGCAGATTCTGCAAAGTGAAGCGGCTGAGAAGGTGGGACTGACTCATCGTGTGGTGCGCGATCTGGCATGCTACGATCAGATCGTAGCCTCCTGTCTGAACCCCATGACCATTGGACTACTCTCCGGACAGGCATCTGTCTGGAGGAAGCACTACGGAGACTGTCTGAAGTTTGTCGATATCGATGCATTCAAAGATCTTGAACTCACCACCTCTCTAGTTTGCGCAAATCACCTAGATCCGCAAATCGTCCATGAACTGGTGAATATAAGTCGTAACAGCCTTGCTCAGATAGGATAA